The following are from one region of the Methanooceanicella nereidis genome:
- a CDS encoding sulfate adenylyltransferase: MSRTELKLVNTILEGPAREVALEEALESLSKNQDTIMVDEEAWITIEMIATGALSPCDGFHTQEDYRSVLHTGRLADGTPWPTPLSFAVAGERNQDVLKGLSKGDIVTLINKNKEPIARIITEEVFEYDREERAQCVFGTTDKRHPGVRSIYERMGDRSLAGKVELMTRANWGAFEKCRLTPAECRDYFYKKKGAKSVVGFITGANPVHRGHEYIHRTALENNDMLLIQPLVQLAKPEYVRSEYRLQAYETLINKYYPKERALISPLRVTYIFAGPREAILHALVSKNFGATSFAIGRDHAGVGSYYGDYECQTIFDRLYEGGTKELGIDLLFFSEVFYCTRCGTTATENTCPHGKQYRINISGTSIRELMRYGYMPPKEVVRPEVARIAMQGVQPKGLDENGGSIYPVGSIIKKMFPFYLVAKRLGGQLRDKPLSWEDLTIEDVEKALMDVRENSERILRDIAREVEYFGDVRRDLAPQWILDGDEYARERQLSLIKALEEKVKTADPSADNRMFQSKEEAEKELESAKHVYENLPNSRLDSKKIIWNPLKYEEYH, from the coding sequence ATGAGCCGAACAGAACTGAAGCTTGTCAATACGATACTGGAGGGTCCGGCAAGGGAAGTGGCCCTTGAAGAAGCATTGGAAAGCCTTTCTAAGAACCAGGATACCATCATGGTAGACGAGGAAGCATGGATCACCATCGAGATGATAGCTACAGGCGCCCTGAGTCCATGTGATGGTTTCCACACACAGGAGGACTACAGGTCTGTGTTACATACGGGCAGGCTTGCCGACGGTACGCCATGGCCGACACCGCTGTCTTTCGCGGTCGCAGGTGAACGCAACCAGGATGTTCTGAAAGGTCTCAGCAAAGGGGACATCGTTACTCTTATCAACAAGAATAAAGAGCCGATAGCGCGCATCATCACCGAGGAAGTCTTCGAGTATGACCGCGAGGAACGCGCGCAGTGTGTTTTCGGCACGACAGATAAGCGCCACCCAGGAGTGCGCAGCATCTATGAGAGGATGGGTGACAGGTCGCTTGCCGGAAAGGTCGAGCTCATGACCCGGGCCAACTGGGGAGCATTTGAGAAATGCAGGCTTACACCGGCAGAATGCAGGGATTACTTCTACAAGAAAAAGGGCGCAAAGAGCGTTGTCGGCTTCATTACCGGCGCCAATCCTGTCCACCGCGGCCACGAATACATTCACCGCACGGCGCTTGAGAACAATGACATGCTGCTCATCCAGCCCCTGGTGCAGCTGGCGAAGCCTGAGTATGTACGGTCCGAGTACCGGCTTCAGGCTTACGAGACTCTTATCAACAAATATTACCCGAAAGAAAGGGCATTGATCAGCCCGCTTCGTGTGACATACATATTCGCAGGCCCGAGAGAGGCTATACTGCACGCGCTTGTGTCAAAGAACTTCGGAGCGACGAGCTTCGCCATAGGAAGGGACCATGCAGGCGTAGGCAGCTATTACGGCGACTATGAATGCCAGACGATATTCGACCGCCTGTACGAAGGAGGAACAAAGGAGCTTGGCATCGATCTTCTGTTCTTCAGCGAAGTGTTCTACTGCACACGCTGCGGCACAACGGCGACGGAGAATACCTGCCCGCACGGGAAACAGTACAGGATAAACATAAGCGGCACATCGATCAGGGAACTTATGAGATATGGCTATATGCCTCCGAAGGAGGTCGTCAGGCCCGAGGTCGCCAGAATAGCGATGCAGGGCGTTCAGCCTAAGGGTCTTGACGAGAACGGAGGGTCCATTTATCCAGTAGGCTCTATCATAAAGAAGATGTTCCCGTTCTATCTGGTCGCCAAGAGGCTGGGAGGACAGCTAAGGGATAAGCCCCTGAGCTGGGAAGACCTCACCATAGAGGACGTTGAGAAGGCCCTTATGGATGTCAGGGAGAACTCCGAAAGGATACTTCGTGACATAGCCCGCGAGGTCGAATACTTCGGCGACGTCAGGAGAGACCTGGCGCCACAATGGATCCTGGACGGGGACGAGTATGCCCGCGAGAGGCAGCTCAGCCTTATTAAAGCCCTCGAGGAAAAAGTGAAGACAGCTGACCCGAGCGCTGATAACAGAATGTTCCAGAGCAAAGAGGAGGCAGAAAAGGAACTCGAATCTGCAAAGCATGTCTATGAGAACCTGCCGAACTCACGCCTGGACTCTAAGAAGATTATCTGGAATCCGCTAAAATACGAAGAATACCATTAA
- a CDS encoding competence/damage-inducible protein A, giving the protein MDATVICIGDELLSGDISDMNSVWLAKRLTDNGVAVKKIIVIPDDIETIADEIKRAATDKVIITGGIGPTHDDITRYGVAKAAGVGLVRDPEAVKIVTRVTCKPDALTMADIPAGSGVIPNPVGAAPGFIVEGRIFVFPGVPSEMKAMFEHVMDMFTGKKMFVDWLISKRPESDLVSGLNEAVKKFPDVLFGSYPSGVVKIKMRSYDAEQLRSAKKWLEDRIRE; this is encoded by the coding sequence TTGGATGCCACGGTGATATGTATCGGGGATGAACTATTATCCGGCGACATATCGGACATGAACTCAGTATGGCTTGCTAAGCGGCTGACCGATAATGGAGTCGCTGTAAAAAAGATAATAGTCATACCCGATGACATAGAGACCATAGCGGATGAAATAAAAAGGGCCGCTACGGATAAGGTCATCATCACCGGAGGCATTGGCCCCACCCATGACGACATAACAAGGTACGGCGTAGCTAAAGCGGCCGGAGTTGGCCTTGTGCGGGACCCGGAAGCAGTAAAGATAGTAACTCGTGTCACATGCAAGCCCGACGCCCTGACCATGGCGGACATACCGGCAGGCTCCGGGGTAATACCCAATCCGGTAGGGGCTGCACCGGGATTTATAGTTGAAGGGAGGATCTTTGTTTTTCCGGGCGTTCCTTCCGAGATGAAAGCCATGTTCGAACATGTGATGGACATGTTCACAGGTAAAAAGATGTTCGTTGACTGGCTGATCTCCAAAAGGCCGGAATCGGACCTTGTATCAGGCCTTAACGAGGCTGTAAAAAAATTCCCCGATGTCCTGTTCGGCTCATATCCTTCCGGAGTCGTAAAGATCAAAATGAGATCATATGACGCCGAACAGCTAAGATCGGCAAAAAAGTGGCTTGAGGATAGAATAAGGGAATAA